A genome region from Oryzias melastigma strain HK-1 linkage group LG12, ASM292280v2, whole genome shotgun sequence includes the following:
- the ptpn11a gene encoding tyrosine-protein phosphatase non-receptor type 11: MTSRRWFHPNITGVEAENLLLTRGVDGSFLARPSKSNPGDFTLSVRRNGAVTHIKIQNTGDFYDLYGGEKFATLAELVQYYMEHHGQLKEKNGDVIELKYPLNCADPTSERWFHGHLSGREAEKLLTEKGKNGSFLVRESQSHPGDFVLSVRTGDDKTDSSDGKPKVTHVMIRCQHDLKYDVGGGEKFDSLTDLVEHYKKNPMVETLGTVLQLKQPLNTTRINAAEIESRVRELSKLAEATDKVKQGFWEEFETLQQQECKLLYSRKEGQRPENKNKNRYKNILPFDHTRVVLNDGDPNEPGSDYINANIIMPELDLKCNSNKLKKSYIATQGCLQNTISDFWRMVFQENSRVIVMTTKEVERGKSKCVKYWPDVSALKEYGAMRVRNVRETSAHDYILRELKLSKVGQGNTERTVWQYHFRAWPDHGVPADPGGVLDFLEEVNLKQESIVEAGPIVVHCSAGIGRTGTFIVIDILIDVIREKGVDCDMDVPKTIQMVRSKRSGMVQTEAQYRFIYMAVKHYIETLQRRIEEEQKSKIKGREYTNIKYSLSDLTAGEQGPLTPCTPLPTPTCTEMRDDSSRVYENVGLMQQQKSFR; the protein is encoded by the exons gCGAAATGGCGCCGTCACCCACATCAAGATCCAGAACACGGGCGACTTCTACGACCTGTACGGCGGGGAGAAGTTCGCCACGCTGGCGGAGCTGGTGCAGTATTACATGGAGCATCACGGGCAGCTGAAGGAGAAGAACGGCGACGTCATCGAGCTCAAGTACCCGCTCAACTGTGCCGACCCCACGTCGGAGAG GTGGTTCCACGGTCACCTGTCGGGGAGGGAGGCGGAGAAGCTGCTGACGGAGAAGGGCAAGAACGGCAGCTTCCTGGTGAGGGAGAGCCAGAGCCATCCGGGCGACTTCGTCCTGTCCGTCCGCACCGGAGACGACAAGACGGACAGCAGCGACGGCAAACCCAAAGTCACCCACGTCATGATCCGCTGTCAG CACGACCTGAAGTACGACGTGGGCGGCGGCGAGAAGTTCGACTCCCTCACAGACCTGGTGGAGCACTACAAGAAGAACCCCATGGTGGAGACGCTGGGCACCGTGCTGCAGCTCAAACAG CCGCTCAACACGACGCGCATCAACGCGGCGGAGATAGAAAGTCGCGTGCGTGAGCTCAGTAAACTGGCGGAGGCCACAGACAAGGTGAAGCAGGGCTTCTGGGAGGAGTTTGAG ACGTTGCAGCAGCAGGAGTGTAAACTGCTGTACAGCCGTAAGGAGGGACAGAGACCggagaacaaaaacaagaaccGATACAAGAACATCCTGCCCT TCGACCACACGCGGGTGGTGCTGAACGACGGAGACCCCAACGAGCCCGGCTCCGACTACATCAACGCCAACATCATCATG CCGGAGCTGGACTTGAAGTGCAACAGTAACAAGCTGAAGAAGAGCTACATCGCTACTCAGGGCTGCCTGCAGAACACCATCAGTGACTTCTGGAGGATGGTGTTTCAGGAGAACTCGCGGGTCATCGTCATGACGACCAAAGAGGTGGAAAGAGGAAAG AGCAAGTGTGTGAAGTACTGGCCCGACGTGTCGGCGCTGAAAGAGTACGGCGCCATGCGGGTCCGTAATGTGAGGGAGACGTCTGCGCACGACTACATCCTCCGGGAGCTGAAGCTGTCCAAAGTGGGGCAG GGAAACACAGAACGCACGGTGTGGCAGTACCACTTCCGAGCCTGGCCGGACCACGGCGTCCCCGCCGACCCGGGTGGAGTCCTGGACTTCTTAGAGGAGGTCAACCTGAAGCAGGAGAGCATCGTGGAGGCCGGTCCGATCGTGGTTCACTGCAG TGCGGGGATCGGTCGGACCGGAACCTTCATCGTCATCGACATCTTGATAGACGTGATCCGAGAAAAAG GCGTGGACTGCGACATGGACGTGCCGAAGACCATCCAGATGGTTCGCTCCAAGCGCTCGGGGATGGTGCAGACGGAGGCGCAGTACCGCTTCATCTACATGGCTGTGAAGCACTACATAGAAACTCTGCAGCGGCGCATCGAGGAGGAGCAG aAGAGCAAGATTAAAGGGCGGGAGTACACCAACATCAAGTACTCGCTGTCTGACCTGACCGCCGGCGAGCAGGGCCCCCTGACACCCTGcacccccctccccacccccACCTGCACAGA GATGAGGGACGACAGCTCCAGAGTCTACGAGAACGTGGGgctgatgcagcagcagaagagctTCAGATGA